The proteins below are encoded in one region of Triticum aestivum cultivar Chinese Spring chromosome 1B, IWGSC CS RefSeq v2.1, whole genome shotgun sequence:
- the LOC123080326 gene encoding protein LIKE COV 1-like has translation FTYQNKQAFKEAVITRHPHIGEYAFGFITSSVSLQSYSGQEDLYCVYVPTNHLYIGDIFMVNSKDVIRPNLSVREGIEIVVSGGMSMPQILSTLDPHPDLHAIHTDRGGARRS, from the exons TTTACATATCAAAACAAACAGGCATTCAAGGAGGCAGTCATCACACGACATCCTCATATTGGGGAATATGCATTTGGATTCATTACCTCATCAGTCTCGCTCCAG AGCTATTCTGGTCAAGAGGACCTTTACTGTGTCTATGTGCCGACCAACCATCTCTACATTGGTGATATCTTCATGGTGAACTCGAAGGATGTGATAAGGCCTAATCTTTCTGTGCGTGAAGGCATTG AGATCGTTGTGTCTGGTGGTATGTCAATGCCCCAGATTTTGTCGACCCTGGATCCACATCCAGATCTGCATGCAATCCACACAGACCGAGGTGGAGCGAGAAGAAGCTGA